Proteins from a single region of Theobroma cacao cultivar B97-61/B2 unplaced genomic scaffold, Criollo_cocoa_genome_V2, whole genome shotgun sequence:
- the LOC108663867 gene encoding caskin-1-like, whose amino-acid sequence MPPQREPPPLTRSIGRGRGRSQRRQLDAVEEESVASTIQAAPAAKQAETPPHPPPPTGTFAMSLEVVQALAAFFIAIVGQAQAGQAPSIVPPVAPSVPPPPPLVPPLVPDVSIAKKWKEARQLDYVSFTSELDPTVAKDWINQVSETFFDIRLDDDLKLMVTTRLLEKRARTWWNSVKSRFTTPPTWSNFLREFDG is encoded by the coding sequence ATGCCTCCTCAACGCGAAcccccacctctcactagatcgattgggaggggaagaggtcgttcccaacgtcGTCAATTAGATGCAGTAGAGGAGGAATCGGTTGCATCCACCATTCAGGCAGCACCTGCTGCTAAGCAGGCCGAGACTCCACCACATCCTCCGCCACCTACTGGTACTTTTGCCATGTCTCTTGAGGTAGTCcaggcattggcagctttctttaTCGCTATTGTTGGCCAAGCTCAGGCTGGTCAGGCCCCTTCTATAGTACCACCAGTTGCTCCTTCAGTACCACCACCCCCACCTCTTGTTCCACCACTAGTGCCGGATGTCTCTATTGCTAAGAAGTGGAAGGAAGCTAGGCAACTTGATTATGTTTCTTTTACGAGTGAGTTGGATCCAACCGTAGCCAAAGATTGGATTAATCAAGTTTCGGAGACGTTCTTTGATATAAGGTTGGATGATGACCTGAAATTGATGGTGACCACGAGATTACTAGAGAAGAGAGCTCGTACATGGTGGAATTCAGTAAAATCCCGTTTCACTACTCCTCCGACATGGTCAAACTTCctaagagaatttgatggttag